The genomic DNA GCCGGACACGATCTGGCCGACCCCCTCCGGGGTTCCGGTGAGGATGACGTCGCCGGGCAGCAGGGTGATCGTCTCCGACAGGTGTTCGATGATGGTCGGGATATCGAAGATGAAGTCGGCGGTGGTGCCGTCCTGCTTGAGATCCCCGTCGACCCAGGACCGGATGCCGAGGTCGTCGACGTCGAGTTCGGTTTCGATCCAGGGACCCAGCGGGGCCGAGGTGTCGAAGCCCTTCGCCCGCGTCCACTGTTTGTCGGACTTCTGGAGGTCGCGCAGGGTGACGTCGTTGCTCGCGGTGTAGCCGAGGACGCAGTCGTTGGCGTTCTCCGCCTTCACACCCTTGGCCACACGGCCGATGACGACGGCGAGTTCGGCCTCATAGGAGACGTATTCGCTGATCGCGGGCAGGCGGATGGGGTCGCCCGGGCCGATGACCGCGGTGTTCGGTTTGAAGAAGGTCACCGGGGTCACGGGAACCTCGTTGCCGAGTTCTGCTGCGTGTGCGGCGAAGTTGCGGCCCACGCCGATCACCTTCGAACGCGGCAGGATGGGGCTGACCAGACGCACGTCGTCGATCTTCAGCCTCTCGCCTGTCGATTGGGCCGGAGAGAAGAAGGGGTCCGAGTCGAGAACGGCGAGTTCGAGTCCCGACGTGTCCCAGCTTCCGTCGGTGATCGGCGGCACTTCACCCTCGACGACTCCGTATTTGGGTTCGTCCTGATGTACAAATCTGGCGATACGCATGTGTCACAGTCTAGTCAGTGCCTGGTGCCTTCCGCGCGTCGGTGCTCGTCGGCGTCGCGACGTCGACCTGCGAGACTGGTGACATGCCCGATCAGCACGTCCCGCACACCTTCGATCTCGCCCGCATCGGGGCCGACTTGCCCGCCGCCGCGCTCATCGATGAGCTGGACCTCGCCGAGGCGGCTCCCGCCCCAAGATTGGTCGTGGAGGCTCCTCCCGGAACCGGTAAGACCACCGTGGTGCCGCCGATGATCGCTGAGCACCTGACTGGTACGGGCCGCATCATCGTCACACAGCCCCGCCGGATGGCGGCCCGCGCCGCAGCCAGGCGGCTGGCGTCTCTGACGGGGACCCGCCTCGGCGAGGTTGTCGGTTTCACCGTCCGCGGAGAGTCGCGGAGCTCGCGGGCCACACAGATCGAGTTCGTCACCACGGGCGTGCTTCTGTCCCGGCTGCTGCGCGATCCGGAGCTGACCGGAGTCGCCGGGGTCATTCTCGACGAGGCGCATGAGCGACAGTTGGATACGGATCTCGCGTTCGCGATGTGCCGGGAATTGGCGGATCTGCGTGAGGATCTGGCGCTCGTCGTCATGTCCGCGACCCTGGATGCACAGCTGTGGGCCGCGCGCCTCGGCGACGGTCAGCAGGCACCGGCGACCATGCTGTCGGTGGCCGCCGATACTCATCCTCTGGAAGTCCGGTGGGCACCGGCGAAGGAGCGGCCGCTCGATGCACGGGGTGTGACCTGGGATTTTCTCGATCATCTGGCCGCGACGACGGTGCGTGCGTTAACTGATACCGGCGAGGGCGATGTCCTCGTCTTCGCTCCCGGTGCACGCGAAGTCGACGAGGTGGCCTCCCGCGTGCGGCGCCTCGTGGAGTCGGGTGGCGGTTCGGGAGCCAGTGGTGGACCGTTCGGCTCTGGTGGTTCGGGCACCGGTGACGTGGTTGAGGTGCATACCTTGACGGGTCGAACCCCTGCGAAGGAGCAGGACGCGATCCTGCGCCCGCGCACCGACCAGGAGCGCGGCCGACGCGTCATCGTCTCCACCTCGGTGGCGGAGTCGGCGCTGACGATCGACGGAGTCCGCATCGTCGTCGATTCGGGACTCTCTCGGGGACCACGGCTGGATACGCGGCGACGCATGTCCGGGCTGGTCACGGTGCGGGAGTCGAAGGCGTCGGGAACACAGCGCTCCGGTCGAGCTGCGCGGCAGGGTCCGGGTGTCGCGTATCGGTGCATGTCAGAGGCTGATTGGGCGAGCCTGCCCGAGCACACTCCTCCCGAAATCGCGACCTCCGATCTCACCTCCGCAGTGCTCGCTCTCGCTGTGTGGGGCGGCGACGACACCCTGCTGCCCGATCCGCTGCCGGCCGGACCGAAGCGGCAGGCGGTCGACAATCTTATGGCGATCGGGGCCGTCGACGTGACCGGCGGTTACCCCGGCGACCGCGACTCCGACGCCGGCGAGCGCGGCGGCGCGGCAGCCCCTGACCTTCCGATCTCCGCTCTGCGCGTAACCGAGACCGGTCGGGCGATCGCGGCGGTTCCCGCCTCGGTGTGGTCGGCGCGTGGCCTCCTCGACGGGGCTGCGCTGCTCTCACCCGCGCGTGCGGCAGAAGCGGTCGCCGTCATCGAATCCGATCAGAGGGCTCCCGGCGCCGATCTCTCCGCTCTGCTGCGGCAGCTGCGGCGCAGCAGGGATGCTCGATTCGCTCAGGACCGCAAAAGGTTCGCGTCGATCGCACGGGAGTTCGCCTCCAGCGGCGATGGCGGCGACACGGGAGACGACGGAGGGAACGGCGGAATCGGCGACCGTGCTGAAGTCACCGGCGGTTCCGGCACAGCGCTGACTCCCGAGGACCTCGGGCTCGTCACGGCGCTGTCCTATCCCCTGCAGATCGCGCGTCTGCGCAGCGCCTCCGATTCCGAATACCTGCTCGCCTCCGGCACGGCGGCGAGCCTGCCCCGAGACTCCTCACTGCAGGGCAGCCCATGGTTGGCCATCGCCGAGGTGGGCCTGGTCGGATCGCGGGCGATCATCCGATCAGCTGTCCCCATCGACGTCGACACCGCGGAACTCGCCGGAGCCGGGCTGCTGCACACGGAGGAGACGGCGACGTTCGAGTCCGGGAAGGTTCGTGCGGTTCGACACAGCCGCCTCGGCGGAATCGAACTGACCTCCACCCCGATTCAGGCCGGCCCTGAACTCGCCCGCCGTGCCATCGCCGAATCGGTGCGCGAACGTGGAGCCCGCGAGGTTCTGCGTCCCTCCGAGGCTTTCGAATCGCTGCGGGCCAGACTCGGTCTCCTCCGCGCGGTCTTCGGCGAACCGTGGCCGGAGGTGACGTGGGAGCACCTGTCGGTCACGCTCGATCAGTGGTGTCCGGAGGCGCTCGACCGGATCGCGAAGGGCTCCGACCCTGCTCGCGTGGATCTCACATCTGCGCTGCGCACTCTGTTGCCATGGCCCGAAGCGGCCCGGCTCGATGAGTTGGCCCCGACCCATATTGAGGTGCCCAGCGGTTCCGCGATCCGTCTCGAGTACCCGGATCCCGATCTCGTCGAACCAGGCACCACTTCCGACGCGGACGAGGAGGCGACGGCCGCACCCGAGCGCACCGAGCTCCCGGGCCCGATCCTCGCAGTCAAACTCCAGGAGTGCTTCGGCTGGACCGATGTGCCTCGCGTCTGCGACGGGCGGGTGGCGGTCACCTTGCACCTGCTCTCCCCCGCCAGGCGGCCCTTGGCGGTGACCAGCGATCTCGCCTCTTTCTGGGCGAACGCATATGCCCATGTCCGGGCCGAGAACCGGGGCCGCTACCCGAAGCATCCGTGGCCGGACGACCCACTCACCGCACCTGCGGCGAAGGGCACGAAGCGCTCCGGTCGCTGAGCTGGAGGCCGACTCGACCGTCTGGGACAATGGTGCGGTGACTTCCGCACTCTCGACCACGACCCCCGCCCCTTACACGGCGGCGACCGAGCGTACCGATAGATCGTCGGGCCGCCACGGTGATGGTGTCGTTCCTGCCGAGATCTGGCGCGAGCTGCGTGATGAGCACGAGCATCGGATCGCCGAGCGTACCGATGCGCATATCGGACGGCGGATGCGACAGGAGACCCACCCGGTCGAAGACTTCCTCTTCACCTACTACCCGTTCAAGGTCGGGCAGCTGAAGAAGTGGCATCCAGGTCCTGGTGTGCGCGTCGCGCTTGAGACGGCCGAAGATCGTCGGTATTTCGACCGTCGGT from Brevibacterium sp. JSBI002 includes the following:
- a CDS encoding fumarylacetoacetate hydrolase family protein; translated protein: MRIARFVHQDEPKYGVVEGEVPPITDGSWDTSGLELAVLDSDPFFSPAQSTGERLKIDDVRLVSPILPRSKVIGVGRNFAAHAAELGNEVPVTPVTFFKPNTAVIGPGDPIRLPAISEYVSYEAELAVVIGRVAKGVKAENANDCVLGYTASNDVTLRDLQKSDKQWTRAKGFDTSAPLGPWIETELDVDDLGIRSWVDGDLKQDGTTADFIFDIPTIIEHLSETITLLPGDVILTGTPEGVGQIVSGNRVDIAIEGLGVLSNPVMDA
- a CDS encoding ATP-dependent RNA helicase; protein product: MPDQHVPHTFDLARIGADLPAAALIDELDLAEAAPAPRLVVEAPPGTGKTTVVPPMIAEHLTGTGRIIVTQPRRMAARAAARRLASLTGTRLGEVVGFTVRGESRSSRATQIEFVTTGVLLSRLLRDPELTGVAGVILDEAHERQLDTDLAFAMCRELADLREDLALVVMSATLDAQLWAARLGDGQQAPATMLSVAADTHPLEVRWAPAKERPLDARGVTWDFLDHLAATTVRALTDTGEGDVLVFAPGAREVDEVASRVRRLVESGGGSGASGGPFGSGGSGTGDVVEVHTLTGRTPAKEQDAILRPRTDQERGRRVIVSTSVAESALTIDGVRIVVDSGLSRGPRLDTRRRMSGLVTVRESKASGTQRSGRAARQGPGVAYRCMSEADWASLPEHTPPEIATSDLTSAVLALAVWGGDDTLLPDPLPAGPKRQAVDNLMAIGAVDVTGGYPGDRDSDAGERGGAAAPDLPISALRVTETGRAIAAVPASVWSARGLLDGAALLSPARAAEAVAVIESDQRAPGADLSALLRQLRRSRDARFAQDRKRFASIAREFASSGDGGDTGDDGGNGGIGDRAEVTGGSGTALTPEDLGLVTALSYPLQIARLRSASDSEYLLASGTAASLPRDSSLQGSPWLAIAEVGLVGSRAIIRSAVPIDVDTAELAGAGLLHTEETATFESGKVRAVRHSRLGGIELTSTPIQAGPELARRAIAESVRERGAREVLRPSEAFESLRARLGLLRAVFGEPWPEVTWEHLSVTLDQWCPEALDRIAKGSDPARVDLTSALRTLLPWPEAARLDELAPTHIEVPSGSAIRLEYPDPDLVEPGTTSDADEEATAAPERTELPGPILAVKLQECFGWTDVPRVCDGRVAVTLHLLSPARRPLAVTSDLASFWANAYAHVRAENRGRYPKHPWPDDPLTAPAAKGTKRSGR